From a single Fusobacterium ulcerans ATCC 49185 genomic region:
- a CDS encoding hemagglutinin repeat-containing protein: protein MNVKGSNVVAGDEANLEAGNNVNITDGKDYSHETGESSFVGFKNGLFTVESSSFEETKSTSVGSTVGGVGGLNVKAGGDTTIQGSDLIAGEKGINIKSEGNVNILDGQDTISGKSSSSSFGTISYTSSNEEYKGTTSTKSSLSSMGDLNIEAGGNVKVVGSDIASLGDTNIKVGDGKEVKFEAGKNTYEHSSNSITVGVTSADASAGAGGASAKASWNHVDGGSTEVITGDAVQVAKDSQNKNGKLGKNYMDSLTSAQTTVGVSVKNSSEKSTTWSKGNVSTGGNLNITSGSDDNSRGTVDIGGADFTTGGDFNITAKQIDTTKYTDVTEKTNSDFSLGVKVSNSTTSSIADAVNKGMQIAETAADPEKSLNAGLTAAQVAGTATNLIFGDLAANTSTLTGELGYSESSSKHTKENETVIQSGGKINFKTTDGDINLNGVQMKGNEVVLDADEKHNININSAKETYTENSFSINASGGVTASAGVGAIDGGNAQLGVTGNASFSKSDVNNEYSHGSVIEAGNVELKGKDVNLKGSNIIADNLHTELKGNVNVTTETDKYDESRIEAWAGVDGSLGVASNTIGTGDLGVSAGGGQIYKKGDVINNQAGIVVKNNITGTIEGDLNLKGGVFGSETGNANGNLTIGGNVNVEDVKSNLEAGGAIVGGNIGSKGGGVQGEVGDVIDLEKTAKGTVALNPGNTQIGGDVTVNGESAQGLTRDNDPLKGVNTDLSNSLTTDKDVYEGGGTFSGTASVPSFGSKKKGDKDKPIVDSVDGNSTKVITGKVEGGPSYPEINTSPQPNKGVVDKGGSNVPELKLPTTEPPVKLPVPEIKKPDTVDGGSIKGNVVTEPNTKKTPEVTGGNGAVKGNTENVAVGGYVKNPETGKWESTSGSKPGAILTGGAITNKNALDGFQKGAESLNGTKQTPEVSGGENSNKTPVVSGGQYVKNPETGKWESASGSKPGAILTGGAITNKNALDGFQKGAESLNGTKQTPEVSGGENSNKTPVVSGGQYVKNPETGKWESASGSKPGAILTGGAITNKNALDGFQKGAESLNKGKNESAKGSVVTELNVKKTPEVTGGNSSAKGNAENVTVGENAGGYVKNPETGKWESTSGSKPGAILTGGAITNKNALDGFQKGAESLNKGKNESAKGSVVTELNVKKTPEVTGGNSSAKGNAENVTVGENAGGYVKNPETGKWESTSGSKPGAILTGGAITNKNALDGFQKGAESLNKGKNEGAKGSVVTESNVKKTPEVTGGNSSTKGNAENVTVGENAGGYVKNSETGKWESASGSNPGAILTGGAITNKNALDGFQKGAESLNKGKNESAKGSVVTELNVKKTPEVTGGNSSAKGNAENVTVGENAGGYVKNPETGKWESTSGSKPGAILTGGAITNKNALDGFQKGAESLNKGKNEGAKGSVVTESNVKKTPEVTGGNSSTKGNAENVTVGENAGGYVKNSETGKWESASGSNPGAILTGGAITNKNALDGFQKGAESLNPRNGKLVK from the coding sequence ATTAATGTTAAGGGAAGTAATGTTGTAGCTGGAGATGAAGCAAACCTAGAAGCAGGAAATAATGTTAATATTACTGATGGAAAAGATTATTCTCATGAAACAGGAGAATCATCTTTTGTAGGATTTAAAAATGGATTATTTACAGTAGAGTCTAGCAGTTTTGAAGAAACTAAGTCAACATCAGTTGGAAGTACAGTAGGTGGAGTAGGAGGTCTCAATGTTAAGGCTGGTGGAGATACAACTATACAAGGAAGTGACTTAATTGCTGGTGAAAAAGGAATTAACATTAAATCTGAAGGAAATGTAAATATTCTAGATGGCCAAGATACAATATCAGGAAAATCAAGCTCAAGCAGCTTTGGAACAATTTCATATACATCATCAAATGAAGAATATAAAGGAACAACATCTACAAAAAGCAGCCTAAGCTCAATGGGAGATCTAAATATTGAAGCTGGAGGAAATGTAAAAGTTGTTGGAAGTGATATTGCATCTTTAGGAGATACAAATATAAAAGTTGGAGATGGAAAAGAAGTTAAATTTGAAGCTGGTAAAAATACATATGAGCACAGCAGCAACTCAATTACAGTTGGAGTAACTTCTGCAGATGCAAGCGCAGGAGCAGGAGGTGCAAGTGCAAAAGCTAGCTGGAATCATGTAGATGGAGGATCAACAGAAGTTATTACTGGTGATGCAGTTCAAGTGGCTAAAGACAGTCAAAATAAAAATGGAAAACTAGGTAAAAACTATATGGATTCTTTAACATCTGCACAAACAACTGTTGGAGTATCTGTAAAAAATTCAAGTGAAAAGAGCACTACTTGGTCAAAAGGAAATGTTTCAACTGGAGGAAACTTGAATATAACTTCTGGAAGCGATGATAACTCTAGAGGTACAGTAGATATTGGAGGAGCAGACTTTACAACTGGAGGAGACTTCAATATTACAGCTAAACAAATAGATACAACAAAATATACTGATGTAACTGAAAAAACAAATTCAGATTTCTCTCTTGGAGTAAAAGTATCAAATAGTACTACAAGTAGTATAGCAGATGCAGTAAATAAAGGAATGCAAATAGCAGAAACTGCAGCAGATCCAGAAAAATCACTTAATGCAGGATTAACAGCAGCGCAAGTAGCAGGAACTGCAACAAACTTAATTTTTGGAGATCTTGCAGCAAATACATCTACTCTTACAGGAGAACTAGGATATAGCGAAAGTTCTTCTAAACACACAAAAGAGAATGAAACAGTTATTCAATCAGGTGGAAAAATAAACTTCAAAACTACAGATGGAGATATTAACCTAAATGGTGTACAAATGAAAGGAAATGAAGTAGTTCTTGATGCAGATGAAAAACATAATATAAATATTAATAGTGCAAAAGAAACATATACAGAAAATTCATTTAGTATAAATGCATCAGGAGGAGTTACAGCAAGTGCTGGAGTAGGAGCAATAGATGGAGGAAATGCACAGTTAGGAGTAACAGGAAATGCAAGCTTTAGCAAATCAGATGTAAACAATGAATATAGCCATGGTTCAGTTATTGAAGCTGGAAATGTAGAATTAAAAGGTAAGGATGTTAATCTTAAAGGAAGTAACATAATTGCAGATAATTTACATACTGAATTAAAAGGAAATGTAAATGTAACTACTGAAACAGATAAATATGATGAATCAAGAATAGAAGCTTGGGCAGGAGTAGATGGATCTTTAGGAGTAGCATCAAATACTATTGGAACAGGAGACCTTGGAGTTTCAGCTGGTGGAGGACAAATCTATAAAAAAGGAGATGTTATTAACAATCAAGCAGGAATTGTTGTTAAAAATAATATCACAGGAACTATAGAAGGAGACCTAAACCTAAAAGGAGGAGTTTTTGGATCTGAAACAGGAAATGCAAATGGAAACCTTACAATAGGTGGAAATGTAAATGTTGAAGATGTAAAATCAAATCTTGAAGCTGGAGGAGCTATAGTTGGAGGAAATATAGGATCTAAAGGTGGCGGAGTTCAAGGAGAAGTTGGAGATGTAATAGATCTAGAGAAGACAGCAAAAGGAACAGTTGCCTTAAATCCTGGAAATACTCAAATTGGAGGAGATGTAACAGTAAATGGAGAAAGCGCTCAAGGGCTAACTAGAGATAATGATCCATTAAAAGGAGTTAATACAGACCTAAGCAACAGTCTGACTACAGATAAGGATGTATATGAAGGAGGAGGAACTTTCTCTGGAACAGCAAGTGTCCCTAGCTTTGGAAGCAAGAAAAAAGGAGATAAAGATAAACCAATAGTTGATTCAGTTGATGGAAATTCAACTAAGGTAATTACTGGAAAAGTAGAAGGAGGACCTTCTTATCCAGAAATAAACACATCTCCACAGCCTAATAAAGGAGTTGTAGATAAAGGAGGAAGCAATGTTCCAGAATTAAAACTGCCAACAACAGAACCACCAGTAAAACTTCCAGTTCCAGAAATTAAAAAGCCTGATACAGTTGATGGAGGAAGTATAAAAGGAAATGTAGTAACAGAGCCAAACACTAAGAAAACACCAGAAGTAACAGGAGGAAATGGAGCAGTAAAAGGTAATACAGAAAATGTTGCAGTTGGTGGATATGTAAAAAATCCTGAAACTGGTAAATGGGAATCAACAAGTGGTTCAAAACCAGGAGCAATCTTGACTGGAGGCGCTATTACTAACAAAAATGCATTAGATGGATTCCAAAAAGGCGCTGAAAGCCTAAATGGAACAAAACAAACTCCAGAAGTATCAGGAGGAGAAAACAGCAATAAGACCCCTGTAGTAAGTGGAGGACAATATGTGAAGAATCCTGAAACTGGTAAGTGGGAATCAGCAAGCGGATCAAAACCAGGAGCAATCTTAACTGGAGGCGCTATTACTAACAAGAATGCATTAGATGGATTCCAAAAAGGTGCTGAAAGCCTAAATGGAACAAAGCAAACTCCAGAAGTATCAGGAGGAGAAAACAGTAATAAGACACCTGTAGTAAGTGGAGGACAATATGTAAAGAATCCTGAAACTGGTAAGTGGGAATCAGCAAGCGGATCAAAACCAGGAGCAATCTTAACTGGAGGTGCTATTACTAACAAGAATGCATTAGATGGATTCCAAAAAGGTGCTGAAAGCTTAAATAAAGGAAAAAATGAAAGTGCAAAAGGAAGTGTAGTAACAGAGTTAAATGTTAAGAAGACTCCAGAAGTAACAGGAGGAAATAGTTCTGCAAAAGGTAATGCAGAAAATGTTACTGTTGGTGAGAATGCAGGAGGATATGTAAAGAATCCTGAAACTGGTAAATGGGAATCAACAAGTGGTTCAAAACCAGGAGCAATCTTGACTGGAGGCGCTATAACTAACAAGAATGCATTAGATGGATTCCAAAAAGGTGCTGAAAGCTTAAATAAAGGAAAAAATGAAAGTGCAAAAGGAAGTGTAGTAACAGAGTTAAATGTTAAGAAGACTCCAGAAGTAACAGGAGGAAATAGTTCTGCAAAAGGTAATGCAGAAAATGTTACTGTTGGTGAGAATGCAGGAGGATATGTAAAGAATCCTGAAACTGGTAAATGGGAATCAACAAGTGGTTCAAAACCAGGAGCGATCTTAACAGGAGGAGCTATAACTAACAAAAATGCATTAGATGGATTCCAAAAAGGTGCTGAAAGCTTAAATAAAGGGAAAAATGAAGGTGCAAAAGGAAGTGTAGTAACAGAGTCAAATGTTAAGAAGACTCCAGAAGTAACAGGAGGAAATAGTTCTACAAAGGGTAATGCAGAAAATGTTACAGTTGGTGAAAATGCAGGAGGATATGTAAAGAATTCTGAAACTGGTAAGTGGGAATCAGCAAGTGGATCAAATCCAGGAGCAATCTTAACAGGGGGAGCTATAACTAACAAGAATGCATTAGATGGATTCCAAAAAGGTGCTGAAAGCTTAAATAAAGGAAAAAATGAAAGTGCAAAAGGAAGTGTAGTAACAGAGTTAAATGTTAAGAAGACTCCAGAAGTAACAGGAGGAAATAGTTCTGCAAAAGGTAATGCAGAAAATGTTACTGTTGGTGAGAATGCAGGAGGATATGTAAAGAATCCTGAAACTGGTAAATGGGAATCAACAAGTGGTTCAAAACCAGGAGCAATCTTGACTGGAGGCGCTATAACTAACAAGAATGCATTAGATGGATTCCAAAAAGGTGCTGAAAGCTTAAATAAAGGAAAAAATGAAGGTGCAAAAGGAAGTGTAGTAACAGAGTCAAATGTTAAGAAGACTCCAGAAGTAACAGGAGGAAATAGTTCTACAAAGGGTAATGCAGAAAATGTTACAGTTGGTGAAAATGCAGGAGGATATGTAAAGAATTCTGAAACTGGTAAGTGGGAATCAGCAAGTGGATCAAATCCAGGAGCAATCTTAACAGGGGGAGCTATAACTAACAAAAATGCATTAGATGGATTCCAAAAAGGTGCTGAAAGTTTAAATCCCAGGAATGGCAAGCTCGTTAAATAA
- a CDS encoding hemagglutinin repeat-containing protein, with amino-acid sequence MINGGSGDVGGNKSVTVNIGGQQVDASTGNLGVTISDPNQITEVDGVKTVHKVEIQKGEVTINGVTISSSTGGTISSIAVAGTINPVIYIEIPTGENGVFRPATPKPGERVPYKYETNLEFIDLSKYYGSDYLFKQIGYDPDKTPTVIGDAYYEKELIDRSIREGLGYAGEITNDNVKTLLDNGALVSKDLGLVLGMPLTPEQVNKLEKDIIWYVEMEVDGDIVLVPQVYFGKETRIKMAESDKGGGAGSNIKVDGDINIDAENVVNSNGNIIGGGNVNIKSENEIINNATGGFNGGIAAGGDISLDAKNNINMEGGTVKGDGDINLKAGNEINIESGIGYDDKGNQIISNNAGIQGKGNISVDAEKDVNLKGAFIEGTGEGSVNISGENVNITDQNLISSESKKTDNSSYSSVSSKSSGSTVAGENINIKSKMILMLREVML; translated from the coding sequence TTGATTAATGGTGGTTCTGGAGACGTTGGAGGAAATAAAAGTGTTACAGTAAACATTGGAGGACAACAAGTAGATGCAAGTACAGGAAATCTTGGCGTAACAATTAGCGACCCAAATCAAATTACTGAAGTTGATGGAGTAAAAACTGTTCATAAAGTTGAAATTCAAAAAGGAGAAGTAACTATAAATGGAGTTACTATCTCTAGTTCAACTGGAGGAACTATTTCTTCAATAGCTGTAGCAGGTACAATAAATCCAGTTATATACATAGAAATACCAACAGGGGAAAACGGAGTATTTAGACCAGCTACTCCTAAGCCAGGAGAAAGAGTTCCATATAAATATGAAACTAATCTTGAATTTATAGATTTAAGTAAGTACTATGGTTCTGATTACCTTTTCAAACAGATAGGATATGATCCAGATAAAACACCAACAGTTATTGGAGATGCATATTATGAAAAAGAACTAATTGATAGAAGTATAAGAGAAGGTTTAGGATATGCTGGAGAGATAACTAATGATAATGTAAAAACTTTACTTGATAATGGAGCATTAGTTAGTAAAGATTTAGGACTAGTACTTGGAATGCCATTGACTCCAGAACAAGTAAATAAATTAGAAAAAGATATTATTTGGTATGTTGAAATGGAAGTTGATGGAGATATAGTTCTTGTACCACAAGTATACTTTGGAAAAGAAACAAGAATTAAAATGGCTGAAAGCGACAAAGGTGGAGGAGCAGGTTCTAATATTAAAGTAGATGGAGATATAAATATTGATGCAGAAAATGTTGTTAACTCTAATGGAAATATTATTGGAGGAGGAAACGTTAACATTAAATCTGAAAATGAAATTATAAATAATGCAACTGGTGGATTTAATGGCGGAATTGCTGCTGGTGGAGATATATCTCTTGATGCAAAGAATAATATTAATATGGAAGGTGGAACTGTAAAAGGTGATGGAGATATAAATCTTAAAGCTGGAAATGAAATTAATATCGAATCTGGAATAGGATATGATGATAAAGGAAATCAAATTATTTCTAACAATGCAGGAATCCAAGGAAAAGGAAATATCAGTGTTGATGCAGAAAAAGATGTTAATTTAAAAGGCGCTTTCATTGAAGGTACTGGAGAAGGAAGTGTCAATATCAGCGGTGAAAATGTTAATATTACTGACCAAAACTTGATAAGCAGTGAAAGTAAAAAAACAGATAATTCTTCATATAGTTCAGTTTCATCTAAATCTTCAGGATCTACAGTAGCTGGAGAAAATATTAATATTAAATCTAAAATGATATTAATGTTAAGGGAAGTAATGTTGTAG